One Streptomyces sp. SAI-135 DNA segment encodes these proteins:
- a CDS encoding GAF and ANTAR domain-containing protein, translated as MRYGTREILLASALVEAADTLVDGFEATRYLQRVSDHCVELLHARAAGVMLIDGGRSVSLAASSRHEQVALDLLEAQHGGGPCLDSYGSGQPVPPVSIRVAHADARWPDFTERALRHDIVTTFAVPLRRRDHLLGALNVFVPTLPDTSPADDVTPELHVAQALADAAALGLQNRHTYARYRTLSGQLQEALSSRVRIEQAKGMLAERWSVPADRAFMALRQYARRHRLPLDQVASTVIEGAEDAAELRREIGGSADGPADGPA; from the coding sequence ATGCGGTACGGCACCAGGGAGATCCTCCTGGCCTCGGCGCTGGTGGAGGCGGCGGACACCCTCGTCGACGGCTTCGAGGCCACCCGGTACTTACAACGGGTCTCCGACCACTGCGTGGAGCTGCTCCACGCGCGCGCGGCCGGGGTGATGCTCATCGACGGCGGCCGGTCGGTGTCCCTTGCCGCCAGCAGCCGGCACGAGCAGGTGGCGCTGGACCTGCTGGAGGCGCAGCACGGCGGCGGGCCCTGTCTGGACAGCTACGGTTCGGGGCAGCCCGTGCCGCCCGTCTCCATACGGGTCGCCCACGCGGACGCCCGCTGGCCCGACTTCACCGAACGGGCCCTCCGGCACGACATCGTGACGACGTTCGCGGTCCCGCTGCGCCGCCGCGACCACCTGCTGGGCGCCCTCAACGTGTTCGTGCCCACGCTGCCCGACACCAGCCCGGCCGACGACGTGACCCCCGAGCTCCATGTCGCCCAGGCCCTCGCCGACGCCGCCGCCCTCGGTCTGCAGAACCGTCACACCTACGCCCGGTACCGCACGTTGTCGGGACAGTTGCAGGAAGCCCTGTCGAGCAGGGTCCGCATCGAGCAGGCCAAGGGGATGCTCGCCGAGCGCTGGAGCGTCCCCGCCGACCGGGCCTTCATGGCGCTACGGCAGTACGCGCGACGCCACCGGCTGCCCCTGGACCAGGTGGCGAGCACGGTCATCGAGGGCGCCGAGGACGCTGCCGAGCTGCGCCGGGAGATCGGCGGAAGCGCTGACGGACCCGCTGACGGACCCGCGTGA
- a CDS encoding class F sortase, which produces MSDRRTDRRTDRRIDRLAYRLPGRARHSRTRRSRALPGRARSGRASQGRTPYGRAFATGRLPAAAVWAVLLLGLWLWGREATDVRHGLSAPATGDAAALGRLSGASELPPPARPLTGARPQRLDIPGLGVQAPVVARGLDARGAPAPPPFDQPGVVGWYAAGAKPGAAGTALMVGHVDTETRPAVFHRISSLDPGETVRVIRDDGRVAEFTVDDVRVLSREDFDARLAYGPHVPGRAELRLITCGGTFDRASRSYTANVIVSAYLTGTGL; this is translated from the coding sequence ATGTCCGACCGCCGCACCGACCGCCGCACCGACCGTCGCATCGACCGCCTCGCCTACCGCCTCCCCGGTCGCGCCCGCCACAGTCGCACCCGCCGCAGTCGCGCTCTCCCCGGTCGCGCCCGCTCCGGTCGCGCCTCCCAGGGACGTACCCCCTACGGACGCGCCTTCGCCACCGGACGTCTGCCGGCCGCTGCGGTCTGGGCGGTCCTGCTGCTCGGACTGTGGCTGTGGGGGCGCGAGGCCACCGACGTACGGCACGGCCTGTCCGCGCCCGCCACCGGAGACGCAGCCGCACTCGGACGCCTGTCCGGAGCGTCCGAACTCCCGCCCCCCGCACGGCCGTTGACGGGTGCGCGGCCGCAGCGCCTCGACATCCCGGGCCTCGGGGTGCAGGCGCCCGTGGTGGCCCGCGGCCTGGACGCCCGGGGTGCCCCCGCCCCGCCGCCCTTCGACCAGCCCGGGGTCGTCGGCTGGTACGCGGCCGGCGCGAAACCCGGGGCCGCGGGGACGGCGCTGATGGTGGGCCACGTCGACACCGAGACCCGGCCCGCCGTCTTCCACCGGATCAGCAGCCTGGATCCGGGCGAGACGGTTCGGGTGATCCGTGACGACGGCAGGGTCGCCGAGTTCACCGTCGACGACGTGCGGGTCCTCAGCCGGGAGGACTTCGACGCCCGCCTGGCCTACGGCCCACACGTGCCGGGCCGCGCCGAACTGCGACTGATCACCTGCGGCGGCACCTTCGACCGGGCGAGCCGCAGCTACACGGCGAACGTGATCGTCTCGGCGTATCTGACCGGCACCGGCCTGTGA
- a CDS encoding HAD-IIA family hydrolase — MADRKPIDSWLTDMDGVLIHEGVPIPGADAFLKKLRESGKPFLVLTNNSIYTPRDLHARLRRMGLDVPIENIWTSALATAQFLDDQRPEGTAYVIGEAGLTTALHDIGYILTDHEPDYVVLGETRTYSFEAMTKAVRLINDGARFICTNPDETGPSAEGALPATGAVAALITKATGKQPYFAGKPNPLMMRTGLNTIGAHSETSAMIGDRMDTDVLAGMEAGMQTFLVLTGLTRPEQVEAFPYRPSKVVDSIADLVDRI, encoded by the coding sequence ATGGCAGACCGCAAGCCCATCGATTCGTGGCTCACCGACATGGACGGTGTACTCATCCACGAGGGCGTACCGATCCCCGGCGCCGACGCCTTCCTCAAAAAGCTCCGCGAGTCCGGCAAGCCCTTCCTGGTGCTGACCAACAACTCCATCTACACCCCGCGCGACCTGCACGCCCGTCTGCGCCGCATGGGCCTGGACGTCCCGATCGAGAACATCTGGACGTCCGCCCTGGCCACCGCGCAGTTCCTGGACGACCAGCGGCCCGAGGGCACGGCGTACGTCATCGGCGAGGCGGGTCTGACCACCGCCCTGCACGACATCGGCTACATCCTCACCGACCACGAGCCGGACTACGTCGTCCTCGGAGAGACCCGCACCTACTCCTTCGAGGCCATGACCAAGGCGGTCCGGCTCATCAACGACGGCGCCCGTTTCATCTGCACCAACCCCGACGAGACCGGCCCCTCCGCCGAGGGCGCGCTGCCGGCCACCGGTGCCGTCGCCGCCCTGATCACCAAGGCGACCGGCAAGCAGCCGTACTTCGCGGGCAAGCCCAACCCGCTCATGATGCGCACCGGCCTCAACACCATCGGCGCGCACTCCGAGACCAGCGCCATGATCGGCGACCGCATGGACACCGACGTCCTGGCCGGCATGGAGGCGGGCATGCAGACCTTCCTCGTGCTCACCGGTCTGACCCGGCCCGAGCAGGTCGAAGCCTTCCCGTACCGGCCCTCGAAGGTCGTCGACTCGATCGCGGACCTCGTCGACCGGATCTGA